The Pseudomonas sp. IAC-BECa141 genome contains the following window.
CAGTGCCGTCACCGGCAGCGCCAGGTGCCAGAAGTAATCAAGAATCTTGCCGCCCAGGCTCAGTTCATCGAAGTTGTTCGACGTCAGGCCGCGCAAGGGAAACCAGTCCAGATAACTGCCGCCGGCAAACACCACGATCAGCAGGATCGCAAACAGGAACGCCGGGATCGCGTAACCGACGATGATCGCCGAACTGGTCCAGACGTCGAAATGACTGCCGTGCCGCGTGGCCTTGGCGATCCCCAGCGGGATCGACACCAGGTACATGATCAGCGTGCTCCACAATCCGAGCGAGATCGACACCGGCATCTTTTCCTTGATCAGGTCGATGACCTTGGCGTCGCGGAAGAAGCTGTCGCCGAAATCCAGCCGGGCGTAGTTCTTGACCATGATCCACAGACGCTCCGGGGCCGACTTGTCGAACCCGTACATCTTTTCGATTTCCTTGATCAGCGCCGGGTCCAGACCCTGCGCACCGCGATAGGAGGAACCGGCCACCGACACTTCGGCACCACCGCCGGCAATGCGGCTGGTGGCGCCTTCGAAGCCTTCGAGCTTGGCGATCATCTGCTCCACCGGCCCGCCGGGCGCGGCCTGGATGATCACGAAGTTGATCAGCAAAATGCCGAACAGGGTCGG
Protein-coding sequences here:
- a CDS encoding microcin C ABC transporter permease YejB encodes the protein MLAYIFRRLLLIIPTLFGILLINFVIIQAAPGGPVEQMIAKLEGFEGATSRIAGGGAEVSVAGSSYRGAQGLDPALIKEIEKMYGFDKSAPERLWIMVKNYARLDFGDSFFRDAKVIDLIKEKMPVSISLGLWSTLIMYLVSIPLGIAKATRHGSHFDVWTSSAIIVGYAIPAFLFAILLIVVFAGGSYLDWFPLRGLTSNNFDELSLGGKILDYFWHLALPVTALVIGNFATMTLLTKNSFLDEINKQYVVTAKAKGLTRNRVLYGHVFRNAMLLVIAGFPSAFIGIFFTGSLLVEVIFSLDGLGLMSFEAAINRDYPVVFGTLFIFTLLGLVVKLIGDLTYTLVDPRIDFASREH